CCTGCTCGGGGAGAACCCGGGAACCAACCCCGAAATCCTTCTCCTCCGGGGACGCGATCGGCCAAAATGCCGGCCTCAGGATGACAGGGTAGAGATCATATCTTTCGCCATGGATAAAGACGGAGAAGGCGCCCCCGGCCGGGGGCGCCTTCTCTTTGAATCTGGAAGGGATCAGAAGGCCCTGAAGCCCACCACGTCCTCGCGGATCTTGAGATAGCGCTTCTTGGTGATGTCCATGTGTTCCTTCTCCATGTTCTTGATCTTGGCAAACATCAGGGCCGTTTCGCCTTTGCTCTCCTTTTCGAGGCGCTCGTAGAACTCCATGGCGCGCATCTCGGAGAGATAGGCGGCGGAGGCGATGCGGAGCAGGGAGGTGACGTCGCCGAAGTCCTTTGTCTGGACCTTCAGC
This genomic stretch from Aminivibrio sp. harbors:
- a CDS encoding ferritin family protein, yielding MTVAFDMKEALRYGVHAEIEAKQFYKIWADSVDEEHLKKELLELSDWESEHEASLLNYYEKMYGEKCPIDHNMVVAPELKVQTKDFGDVTSLLRIASAAYLSEMRAMEFYERLEKESKGETALMFAKIKNMEKEHMDITKKRYLKIREDVVGFRAF